One window from the genome of Pseudoalteromonas sp. '520P1 No. 423' encodes:
- a CDS encoding SIMPL domain-containing protein, which translates to MQKNSRIDSLIVGASLIIGLIGLGLSIKSGLLTFKSMERSVVVKGLAELEVNSDTAIWPIKFSDAGNDLTQLMEKVQTKNQSIIAFLKLHGFDDNEITIGTQSVHDKLATEYSNNQKFKYRYTVESSLSVYTHSPDKVLNASSKISDLAKQNIVMLRQEYNNKLQFLFTKLNDIKPKMVQTATQNAREVALKFAKDSDSKLGKIKSARQGQFSISDRDSNTPNIKKVRVVSTIEYYLSD; encoded by the coding sequence TTGCAAAAGAATTCTCGTATAGATAGTTTAATTGTCGGCGCTTCATTAATAATAGGCTTAATTGGTTTAGGTTTATCAATTAAAAGTGGACTGCTTACATTTAAGTCAATGGAGCGCTCAGTGGTTGTTAAAGGGCTTGCTGAACTTGAAGTGAATTCTGATACGGCTATTTGGCCAATTAAGTTTTCCGATGCAGGCAATGATTTAACGCAGCTAATGGAAAAGGTGCAAACAAAAAATCAGAGCATCATCGCATTTTTAAAGTTACATGGCTTTGATGATAATGAAATTACAATAGGCACACAATCGGTACATGATAAGCTTGCGACAGAATATTCTAATAATCAAAAGTTTAAATATCGTTATACCGTTGAATCATCTTTATCAGTATATACTCATTCACCGGATAAAGTATTAAATGCGAGCTCTAAAATAAGTGATTTAGCAAAACAAAATATTGTAATGCTAAGACAAGAGTATAATAATAAATTACAGTTTCTATTTACAAAACTTAACGATATAAAACCTAAAATGGTGCAAACAGCTACACAAAATGCCCGAGAAGTAGCGCTAAAGTTTGCTAAAGACTCTGATTCCAAACTAGGTAAAATTAAATCTGCAAGACAAGGGCAATTTAGTATTTCAGATCGTGATTCAAATACGCCAAATATTAAAAAAGTGCGTGTGGTTTCAACAATCGAATACTATTTATCAGATTAA
- a CDS encoding DUF1835 domain-containing protein — translation MIHITNGDSANSYLKKIGIQDQFQAWQDVLHHGPITEQTDLIKISEYRSEFLADFFCIALSDVKAKFKQRDDALLALDPTDEIVLWLTPELFDCLIGLQFLAWFKSSHMESNSLKIVMLPDHLPPREHNAEHVQRYFQTRFTPEKAFYDLANTVWQALISPEQLQSTKLNQCLALEFKYWPSLKLAITRFLEETPPKPELSRTQWQILDILSVKPLSLAQLFGENQQLEEIPFMGDLSFWSILELMRELVDIDTQECILHQDLMFYHLHQVALSDNGMKVITGDSYLT, via the coding sequence ATGATCCATATTACCAATGGTGATAGTGCTAATAGCTATTTAAAGAAAATAGGCATTCAAGATCAATTTCAAGCATGGCAAGATGTTTTGCATCATGGCCCTATTACGGAACAAACAGACTTAATAAAAATAAGTGAATATCGTAGTGAATTTTTAGCTGATTTTTTTTGCATTGCTTTGTCTGATGTAAAAGCCAAATTTAAGCAAAGAGATGATGCATTACTTGCATTAGACCCGACCGATGAAATTGTATTATGGCTTACCCCTGAACTATTTGATTGTTTGATTGGATTACAGTTTTTAGCTTGGTTTAAAAGCTCCCACATGGAGTCTAACAGCTTAAAAATCGTGATGCTGCCAGATCACTTACCACCCAGAGAACATAACGCTGAGCATGTACAGCGTTATTTTCAAACAAGGTTCACTCCAGAAAAAGCCTTTTATGATTTAGCTAATACCGTATGGCAAGCTTTAATTTCTCCGGAGCAACTTCAAAGCACTAAGCTTAATCAATGTTTAGCGTTAGAATTTAAATATTGGCCTAGTTTAAAACTGGCGATTACACGGTTTTTAGAAGAAACACCGCCTAAACCTGAACTATCTCGGACGCAGTGGCAAATATTAGATATTTTGTCTGTTAAACCACTGTCATTGGCACAACTGTTTGGTGAAAACCAGCAGCTAGAAGAAATCCCTTTTATGGGAGATTTAAGCTTTTGGTCTATCTTAGAGCTAATGCGAGAGTTAGTCGATATAGATACACAAGAATGCATTTTACATCAAGATTTAATGTTTTATCATTTACACCAAGTTGCATTATCTGATAATGGCATGAAGGTCATAACCGGAGATAGCTATTTAACTTAA
- a CDS encoding XTP/dITP diphosphatase: protein MNKLVLATGNLGKVKELSDMLSSLNIAVVPQSEFNVSEVAETGTTFVENAIIKARHAAKITGLPVIADDSGLEVDALNGAPGIYSARFAGTDASDKDNLLKLLSELKDVPEEKRTARFWCVLVLMRHSDDPTPLICQGFWEGKITTEPSGENGFGYDPIFYVPENKTTSAQLDKSTKNTLSHRGKALKQLVALLQKKLQA, encoded by the coding sequence ATGAATAAATTAGTACTAGCAACTGGTAACTTAGGTAAAGTAAAAGAGTTAAGCGATATGCTGAGCTCTTTAAATATTGCAGTTGTTCCTCAAAGTGAATTTAATGTCTCTGAAGTGGCTGAAACTGGTACTACATTTGTTGAAAATGCCATTATTAAAGCCCGCCATGCTGCAAAAATAACAGGCTTACCTGTTATAGCCGACGATTCTGGATTGGAAGTAGATGCACTCAATGGCGCGCCGGGCATATATTCAGCACGTTTTGCAGGTACTGATGCCAGCGATAAAGATAACTTATTAAAGTTATTGTCTGAGCTAAAAGATGTGCCTGAAGAAAAACGCACTGCGCGATTTTGGTGTGTATTAGTATTAATGCGCCACAGTGATGACCCTACCCCGCTCATTTGCCAAGGCTTTTGGGAAGGAAAAATAACCACTGAACCAAGTGGTGAAAATGGCTTTGGTTACGACCCTATTTTTTATGTACCAGAAAACAAAACCACTTCAGCTCAATTAGATAAATCAACCAAAAATACATTAAGTCACCGAGGTAAAGCACTAAAACAACTTGTTGCTTTATTACAAAAAAAGTTGCAAGCATAA
- a CDS encoding diguanylate cyclase domain-containing protein has translation MQILTSNQLTISIGLALTRAHADNNYHMLLEYADKALYFAKSNGRNTSELAHLPT, from the coding sequence TTGCAAATACTTACATCAAATCAACTTACGATAAGCATAGGCTTAGCACTGACAAGAGCACATGCAGATAATAATTATCATATGCTATTAGAGTATGCTGATAAAGCGCTGTATTTTGCTAAATCAAACGGTCGTAATACCAGTGAATTAGCACATTTACCCACTTAA
- a CDS encoding bifunctional acetate--CoA ligase family protein/GNAT family N-acetyltransferase translates to MTVKRISQFFNPKSVAVIGASNQENRAGFVVMRNLLQGGFYGPVMPVTPKYKAVHGVLAYPTISDLPQVPDLAIVCTNKHLSFKLIGELGAKGCKYAILIASGFKTEHKHQLKEVAKAAGVSILGPNCLGLLIPSIGLNASFSHTVASQGKIAFISQSAAVCSTILDWAQNRGIGFSYFVSMGDCIDIDFAQLIDFLGRDAKTQAILLYIDNIEDTRRFISAARAAAFSKPIIAIKTGKTQAGAIAAQQHTGGNTSSDAIYDAMFQRAGMLRVNDLRELFAATQTLALHPKLLKVEQLTILTNGGGPGVMAVDSLTQTSGKLSQLSDDTIALLNKVLPQEDMANNPIDIFGDSDPSRYKKALEILLKAPEVENLLILHSPSALAPSEDYAKIIVETVNNIPKMQRPYVLTNFMGEEAAFKARKICTQGAIPTYRTPEGAVGAFMHLIQYRRNQKHLTQTPESLLESSHHDPIKIEAIINDHIANNEHYLSTHQSKHILDQYGINTINTKAALTPTDAREQAIEIGFPIALKLISPSISSKSDVGGVVLNLNDPDEVEQTAFAMLLRIKNTYPDAKIEGFSLQKMAPRAGSQELRIAVKTDPNFGPVILLGESGTGLNYKQAAVALPPLNMNLAKYLIAAAQDKGLIKEKHLPDKIDKYTLCALLTHVSQLIVEQSNINSIELNPVLASCGKFLILDAVIQLKKYQPKIGFKRLSIRPYPKELERQIILKNGETALLRPIKPEDEKSHRAFDLALDKEDRYKRFFGELPEFSHDQLAKMTQIDYDREMAFIVTQKLDGKSHTLGVSRVLMDPDNLEAEFAIVIRSDQKGLGLGRVLLQIAIDHCKHQGVGLVSGITLPENTGMIELARKLGFKIARDFEEGTVTMNLNLMK, encoded by the coding sequence ATGACAGTTAAGCGAATTAGCCAATTTTTCAATCCAAAATCAGTTGCCGTTATTGGTGCATCAAATCAAGAAAACCGTGCAGGTTTTGTGGTAATGAGAAATTTATTACAAGGTGGCTTTTACGGCCCTGTTATGCCTGTTACTCCTAAGTACAAAGCTGTTCATGGTGTGTTAGCTTATCCAACTATTTCTGATCTGCCTCAAGTACCCGATCTCGCTATTGTCTGCACAAATAAACATTTATCATTTAAGCTGATTGGAGAGTTAGGCGCCAAAGGATGCAAATACGCAATTTTAATCGCTTCAGGCTTTAAAACTGAACATAAACATCAGCTAAAAGAAGTGGCAAAAGCTGCTGGCGTAAGTATTTTAGGACCGAATTGTTTAGGCTTACTGATCCCCAGTATTGGTTTAAATGCCAGCTTTTCACATACTGTTGCATCTCAAGGTAAAATCGCTTTTATTTCGCAATCAGCAGCAGTTTGTTCAACCATATTAGATTGGGCACAAAATAGAGGCATCGGGTTTTCATACTTCGTATCTATGGGCGATTGCATCGATATAGATTTTGCTCAGTTAATAGATTTTCTGGGTCGCGATGCCAAAACTCAAGCTATCTTGCTTTACATCGATAATATAGAAGATACTCGTCGATTTATTTCTGCAGCGAGAGCCGCGGCTTTTAGTAAACCTATTATCGCTATTAAAACAGGTAAAACTCAAGCAGGTGCAATAGCAGCACAGCAGCATACTGGTGGCAATACGAGTTCAGATGCAATTTACGATGCCATGTTTCAACGCGCCGGTATGCTCAGGGTAAATGATTTACGCGAATTATTTGCAGCAACTCAGACCCTAGCACTACACCCTAAACTGTTAAAAGTAGAGCAACTGACCATCTTAACGAATGGCGGTGGTCCTGGCGTTATGGCTGTTGATAGTTTAACGCAAACATCTGGAAAGTTAAGCCAGTTAAGCGATGACACTATCGCATTATTAAACAAAGTTTTACCTCAAGAAGATATGGCAAATAATCCTATTGATATTTTTGGTGACTCAGACCCATCGCGATATAAAAAAGCACTTGAAATTCTACTCAAAGCGCCTGAAGTTGAAAACTTATTAATTTTACATAGTCCGTCAGCACTGGCTCCAAGCGAAGATTATGCAAAAATAATTGTTGAAACTGTTAATAATATTCCAAAAATGCAGCGCCCTTATGTATTAACTAATTTTATGGGTGAAGAAGCCGCTTTTAAGGCAAGAAAAATATGTACACAAGGTGCTATACCCACTTATAGAACGCCAGAAGGTGCTGTAGGTGCATTTATGCACTTAATCCAATATCGCAGAAACCAAAAACATTTAACGCAAACACCAGAGTCTTTATTGGAATCATCTCATCACGATCCTATAAAAATTGAGGCAATAATAAATGATCACATCGCTAATAATGAACATTATTTATCTACTCATCAATCTAAGCATATTTTAGATCAATATGGGATCAATACCATAAATACAAAAGCCGCTTTAACACCTACTGATGCGAGAGAGCAAGCGATAGAAATAGGCTTTCCCATCGCTTTAAAACTCATTAGCCCAAGTATCTCATCTAAATCAGATGTGGGTGGTGTAGTCCTTAACCTTAATGACCCCGATGAAGTTGAACAAACCGCTTTTGCCATGTTATTAAGGATAAAAAATACCTATCCAGATGCCAAAATCGAAGGTTTTTCATTACAAAAAATGGCGCCCAGAGCAGGCTCACAAGAGTTACGTATCGCTGTAAAAACCGATCCTAACTTTGGCCCTGTAATCTTACTTGGCGAATCTGGTACAGGCTTAAATTATAAGCAAGCTGCCGTTGCATTACCGCCTCTCAATATGAACTTAGCCAAATACTTAATCGCAGCAGCACAAGATAAAGGTTTAATTAAAGAAAAGCACTTACCTGATAAAATAGACAAATATACTTTATGCGCCCTACTAACCCACGTATCACAACTGATTGTAGAACAAAGTAATATTAATAGTATTGAGCTTAATCCTGTACTGGCAAGTTGCGGAAAATTTTTAATACTAGATGCTGTGATTCAACTGAAAAAGTACCAACCTAAAATTGGCTTTAAACGTTTGTCTATTCGTCCATACCCAAAGGAGCTTGAGAGGCAGATCATACTTAAAAATGGCGAAACAGCGCTTTTAAGACCGATAAAACCAGAAGATGAAAAGTCTCATAGGGCTTTTGATCTGGCGCTAGATAAAGAGGATAGATACAAACGTTTTTTTGGTGAATTACCTGAATTCAGTCATGATCAATTAGCTAAAATGACACAAATAGATTATGACCGAGAAATGGCATTTATCGTCACACAAAAACTAGATGGTAAATCACATACTTTAGGCGTCTCTCGTGTATTAATGGATCCCGACAACCTTGAAGCAGAGTTTGCCATAGTGATCCGTTCAGATCAAAAAGGTTTAGGGTTAGGTCGCGTGCTATTACAAATTGCGATAGATCATTGTAAACATCAAGGTGTTGGTTTAGTTTCAGGTATTACCTTGCCTGAAAATACCGGCATGATTGAACTGGCTCGTAAACTGGGTTTTAAAATCGCCCGAGATTTTGAAGAAGGCACAGTGACAATGAATTTAAATTTAATGAAATAA
- the hemW gene encoding radical SAM family heme chaperone HemW produces MKLPALSLYVHIPWCVQKCPYCDFNSHSQKGIIPETDYIQDLLNDLKQDLHYVQGRLLKSIFIGGGTPSLLTEAAIGKLIKGIQAMIPFEENIEITLEANPGTVESGRFKGYVDIGINRISIGIQSMQNDKLKALGRIHDADEAIKAAEQARNAGLNSFNLDLMHGLPGQSLEDALGDLNKVIALKPKHISWYQLTIEENTQFHSRPPKLPEDEALWDIQEQGHQILTDAGYQQYEISGYSLPDYQCQHNLNYWRFGDYLGIGCGAHGKISLPIQNKIVRTVKIKHPKGYMAPSESEQPKSYLFNSWQVEQDDLPFEFFMNRLRLFEAFDQSEFTDYTGLPINLVAQSLIKASEQGLILQSVSKNNAPQWQVTAKGHRYLNDLLELFV; encoded by the coding sequence ATGAAATTACCTGCACTTAGCTTATATGTTCACATACCTTGGTGTGTGCAAAAATGTCCATATTGTGACTTTAACAGCCATAGTCAAAAAGGCATTATTCCAGAAACTGACTATATCCAAGACTTATTAAATGATTTAAAACAAGATTTACATTATGTACAAGGTCGGCTTTTAAAATCTATTTTTATTGGCGGTGGTACTCCTAGCTTATTAACTGAAGCAGCCATAGGCAAGCTGATCAAAGGGATACAAGCTATGATCCCTTTTGAAGAGAATATAGAAATCACTTTAGAGGCCAACCCAGGAACAGTAGAGTCAGGCCGATTTAAAGGGTATGTTGATATTGGAATAAACCGTATATCTATTGGCATTCAAAGCATGCAAAATGATAAGTTAAAAGCGCTAGGTCGTATTCATGATGCCGATGAAGCAATTAAAGCTGCAGAACAAGCTCGTAATGCTGGTTTAAACAGTTTCAACTTAGATTTGATGCATGGTTTACCAGGCCAAAGCTTAGAAGATGCTTTAGGTGATTTAAACAAGGTGATTGCTTTAAAACCTAAACATATTTCTTGGTACCAATTAACAATCGAAGAAAATACCCAATTTCATTCTCGACCACCAAAACTGCCAGAAGATGAGGCTTTATGGGATATTCAAGAACAAGGCCATCAAATTTTAACTGATGCAGGTTATCAACAATATGAAATATCAGGTTATAGCTTGCCTGATTATCAGTGCCAACATAATTTAAATTATTGGCGCTTTGGTGATTACTTAGGCATAGGTTGCGGCGCACACGGTAAAATCTCTTTACCGATACAAAATAAAATTGTGCGCACTGTAAAAATTAAACACCCAAAAGGGTATATGGCACCAAGCGAATCTGAACAGCCAAAAAGCTATTTATTTAATAGCTGGCAAGTTGAACAAGACGATTTACCCTTTGAGTTTTTCATGAATAGATTGCGATTATTTGAAGCTTTCGATCAAAGTGAATTTACTGACTATACTGGGTTACCCATTAATTTAGTTGCGCAATCTTTAATAAAAGCCAGTGAACAAGGTTTAATTTTACAATCAGTATCTAAAAATAACGCACCGCAGTGGCAAGTCACCGCAAAAGGTCACAGATATTTAAATGATTTGTTAGAATTATTCGTCTAA
- the purU gene encoding formyltetrahydrofolate deformylase yields the protein MKKVLLTDCPDEKGLIAKITGLCYEHKLNIIKNNEFVDNINERFFMRTELQGDFTKVNFLEELKAQLPNDCNLELVGQEKMRVVLLATKEAHCLGGVLLKYFEDALNIEIVAVISNYETLKPLAVGFNVPYHFISHQDLTRVEHDEAVAKQIEFYQPDIIGLAKYMRILSSDFVKRFSGKVINIHHSFLPAFIGAKPYQQAYERGVKMIGATAHYVTDELDEGPIIMQDVIHVTHDDDAESLARLGRDVEKTVFCKALQLASEHRLFVNGNKTVVFK from the coding sequence ATGAAAAAAGTATTACTAACAGACTGCCCAGATGAAAAAGGTTTAATCGCCAAAATCACCGGGCTTTGTTATGAACATAAATTAAATATCATAAAAAATAACGAATTTGTTGATAATATCAATGAAAGATTTTTTATGCGCACCGAACTTCAAGGTGACTTTACCAAAGTTAATTTTCTTGAAGAGTTAAAAGCCCAACTACCAAACGATTGTAATCTAGAGTTGGTCGGCCAAGAAAAAATGCGTGTGGTCTTATTAGCAACTAAAGAAGCCCATTGCTTAGGCGGTGTTTTATTAAAGTATTTTGAAGATGCGCTCAACATTGAAATTGTTGCTGTTATCTCAAATTATGAAACACTAAAACCACTTGCTGTCGGGTTTAATGTGCCTTATCACTTTATTAGTCATCAAGATCTAACGCGAGTAGAACATGATGAAGCGGTTGCCAAACAAATAGAATTCTACCAACCTGATATTATAGGCTTAGCAAAATATATGCGTATTTTAAGCAGTGATTTTGTAAAACGTTTTAGCGGGAAAGTCATTAATATACACCACTCTTTTTTGCCTGCCTTTATTGGCGCCAAACCTTACCAGCAAGCCTACGAGCGCGGTGTTAAAATGATAGGTGCGACTGCCCATTATGTAACTGACGAGTTAGATGAAGGCCCTATTATTATGCAAGATGTCATTCATGTGACTCATGATGATGACGCTGAATCTTTAGCTAGATTAGGCCGAGATGTAGAAAAGACTGTGTTCTGTAAGGCGCTGCAATTAGCCAGTGAGCATAGACTGTTTGTTAATGGTAATAAAACAGTCGTCTTTAAGTAG
- a CDS encoding cupin domain-containing protein: MTLMFICAALGTSILNLDTLVAQEDARKLSVTQLGSDKHASEFLISIADQVPLHIHTHHTEIIYILDGTGDMTINDKVVKIKKGDYIRVPENTQHGVTVTSSNPLKVLSVQTPQYKGLDKHLVE; this comes from the coding sequence ATGACGCTCATGTTTATTTGTGCTGCATTAGGCACATCAATACTTAATTTAGACACATTAGTTGCTCAAGAGGATGCAAGAAAATTATCTGTGACTCAATTAGGCAGTGATAAACATGCAAGTGAATTTTTAATATCTATAGCAGATCAGGTGCCTTTACATATTCACACACATCATACCGAGATCATTTATATTTTGGATGGTACAGGTGATATGACTATTAATGACAAAGTCGTTAAGATTAAAAAAGGCGACTATATACGCGTACCTGAAAATACCCAGCACGGTGTAACAGTAACATCCTCAAATCCTTTAAAAGTACTTTCAGTACAAACACCACAATACAAAGGTCTAGATAAACACTTAGTTGAATAA
- a CDS encoding DUF885 family protein, translated as MIKQTLIATAISTLLLTGCQQTQTTNASDTANTVVQTTQTESEKANAFFEETFNRSVMRSPVYQTYMGIKKDYDKWDDGSEARALEDLALTKKDLVTLNAMNYAALDDSTQVSYNLMKQNLEDTIADFKWRHYNYPVNQMFGTHSMVPAFLINQHQIANVSDAKAYISRLNGVTEVFSQLEKDLEVRAQKGIIAPKFVFPHVIDSSKNIIKGAPFESGEDSTLLADFKRKINKLEIEQSEKDALVSEAIKSLESSIKPAYQQLITYLKSLEMRANNEDGAWKFPNGKAFYNNALARTTTTDLTAEQIHKTGLSEVARIHNEMREIKQKVGFKGDLKAFMQFMKTDKQFYKPDTKEGKQEYLDEAVALIDNMKLRLDELFIVKPKADLKVKAVEAFREKAAGKAFYQQPAPDGSRPGVYYANLYDMEAMPTYQMEALAYHEGIPGHHMQIAIAQELVGVPKFRKFGGYTAYIEGWGLYSELVPKEMGLYEDPYSDFGRLSMELWRACRLVVDTGIHAMKWTRQEGIDYYVNNTPNATSDGVKMVERHVVMPSQATAYKIGMLKILELRKSAKDKLGDKFDIREFHDVVLKNGPLPLNVLEDFVDQYVASK; from the coding sequence ATGATAAAGCAAACACTTATTGCAACAGCAATTAGTACACTTCTACTAACGGGTTGTCAGCAAACGCAAACAACTAATGCGTCGGATACTGCAAATACAGTTGTACAAACAACGCAAACTGAATCTGAAAAAGCAAATGCATTTTTTGAAGAAACTTTTAATCGTAGCGTTATGCGTAGCCCTGTTTACCAAACTTACATGGGTATTAAAAAAGATTACGATAAGTGGGATGATGGCTCTGAAGCACGTGCACTAGAAGATTTAGCTTTAACTAAAAAAGATTTAGTAACATTAAATGCGATGAACTACGCTGCACTTGATGACAGCACTCAGGTTAGCTACAACTTGATGAAGCAAAATCTTGAAGATACAATTGCAGACTTCAAATGGCGCCATTATAACTACCCTGTAAATCAAATGTTTGGTACTCATTCTATGGTACCTGCATTTTTAATAAACCAACATCAAATTGCTAATGTTTCAGACGCTAAAGCGTATATTTCTCGATTAAATGGCGTAACAGAAGTATTTTCTCAACTCGAAAAAGATCTAGAAGTAAGAGCACAAAAAGGCATTATCGCTCCTAAGTTTGTTTTTCCTCACGTAATTGATTCAAGTAAAAACATTATTAAAGGTGCACCATTTGAATCTGGCGAAGACTCTACTTTACTGGCTGACTTTAAACGTAAAATAAATAAGCTTGAAATTGAACAAAGCGAAAAAGATGCGCTTGTTTCAGAAGCAATTAAAAGCTTAGAATCATCAATTAAACCTGCATACCAACAATTAATCACTTACCTTAAGTCGCTAGAAATGCGTGCCAATAATGAAGATGGTGCATGGAAGTTCCCTAACGGTAAAGCTTTCTACAATAATGCATTAGCACGTACTACAACAACTGACTTAACAGCAGAGCAAATCCATAAAACGGGTTTAAGCGAAGTTGCACGTATTCATAACGAAATGCGTGAAATTAAACAAAAAGTAGGCTTTAAAGGTGATTTAAAAGCCTTTATGCAGTTTATGAAAACTGATAAGCAATTTTACAAGCCTGATACAAAAGAAGGTAAACAAGAGTACTTAGACGAAGCAGTTGCCCTAATAGACAATATGAAACTACGTTTAGATGAGTTATTCATTGTTAAACCTAAAGCAGATTTAAAAGTAAAAGCTGTTGAAGCATTCCGTGAAAAAGCAGCAGGTAAAGCATTTTACCAACAGCCAGCGCCAGATGGTTCTCGCCCAGGTGTTTATTATGCAAACCTTTACGACATGGAAGCAATGCCTACTTACCAAATGGAAGCGCTAGCTTATCATGAGGGTATTCCGGGTCATCACATGCAAATTGCAATTGCACAAGAACTTGTAGGTGTGCCTAAATTCCGTAAGTTTGGTGGTTATACTGCTTACATTGAAGGTTGGGGTTTATATTCTGAGTTAGTACCAAAAGAAATGGGTTTATATGAAGACCCGTATTCAGATTTTGGTCGCTTATCAATGGAATTATGGCGCGCTTGTCGTTTAGTTGTTGATACTGGTATCCACGCAATGAAGTGGACTCGTCAAGAAGGTATTGATTACTACGTAAATAACACACCTAATGCGACTTCTGACGGTGTTAAAATGGTTGAGCGTCATGTTGTAATGCCTTCTCAAGCCACAGCCTACAAGATTGGTATGCTAAAGATTTTAGAACTGCGTAAATCAGCTAAAGATAAACTTGGTGATAAATTTGATATTCGTGAGTTCCACGATGTTGTACTAAAAAATGGTCCTTTACCATTAAACGTACTTGAAGACTTTGTAGACCAATACGTCGCTTCAAAATAA